The following are encoded together in the Flavobacterium haoranii genome:
- a CDS encoding helix-turn-helix domain-containing protein, with the protein MEAIILTKDQYNDLMAKLDAIQSQLNAKPDPKKETFLDNQEFIMLMKVSKRTAQTWRDEGKISFSQVGSKIYYKLSDVEKLLQEHYNKSFKGK; encoded by the coding sequence ATGGAAGCAATTATTTTAACAAAAGACCAGTACAATGACTTAATGGCAAAATTAGATGCAATTCAAAGCCAACTAAACGCCAAGCCAGACCCAAAGAAAGAAACCTTCTTAGACAATCAAGAGTTCATCATGCTCATGAAAGTCTCAAAACGCACCGCACAAACCTGGAGAGATGAAGGTAAAATCTCATTCAGTCAAGTTGGAAGTAAAATCTACTACAAACTTTCTGATGTTGAAAAACTACTACAAGAACACTACAACAAATCATTCAAAGGAAAATAG
- a CDS encoding BT4734/BF3469 family protein codes for MITIFKNFNEVIEHKTIPEILHEIKTGKYRPGITYLRKSLAENKLEAYEKAKKSLPAFTPSGKFVGGRKMEFLEAYSNFIILDIDKLSQTDLQNAKHKANQSEYTYSSFISPSGNGLKILVKVNTTKEDHKETFLAIQKHYENLLNHEIDKSGKDITRLCFYSFDDNLYQNEAAIVFASETKQSSHTEPVEVTQLPTATATATNSEAVYNHCVRFTEKKCNMRQVAETYSYTNSRAT; via the coding sequence ATGATAACGATATTCAAAAACTTCAACGAAGTAATAGAACACAAAACAATTCCCGAAATCCTGCACGAAATCAAAACAGGAAAGTACAGACCTGGGATAACGTATTTGCGTAAATCATTAGCCGAAAACAAACTAGAAGCCTATGAAAAAGCCAAAAAATCATTACCTGCATTCACTCCTTCAGGAAAATTCGTGGGTGGAAGAAAAATGGAATTTCTGGAAGCATACTCCAATTTCATAATCCTAGACATCGATAAATTAAGTCAAACCGATTTACAAAACGCAAAACACAAAGCCAATCAATCTGAATACACCTATTCAAGTTTCATAAGTCCATCAGGCAATGGATTAAAGATTTTAGTAAAAGTAAACACCACAAAAGAAGACCATAAAGAAACCTTTTTGGCCATCCAAAAACACTATGAAAACCTATTAAACCATGAAATAGACAAATCCGGAAAAGACATAACCCGACTATGTTTCTACTCATTCGATGATAACCTCTATCAAAACGAAGCTGCTATCGTCTTTGCGAGTGAAACGAAGCAATCCAGTCACACTGAGCCTGTCGAAGTGACACAACTGCCAACTGCGACTGCGACTGCGACTAACAGCGAAGCTGTTTATAATCACTGCGTCCGCTTCACCGAAAAAAAGTGCAATATGCGACAGGTAGCCGAAACGTATTCGTACACCAACTCGCGTGCAACCTAA
- a CDS encoding restriction endonuclease subunit S, which yields MKSNWKIKTVGEICEFINGKGHEKIIDENGKYIVVNSKFVSSNGKIYKKVTLNYYHYLKMTLY from the coding sequence ATGAAAAGTAATTGGAAAATAAAGACAGTAGGTGAAATTTGCGAGTTTATAAATGGTAAAGGTCATGAAAAAATAATTGATGAAAATGGTAAGTATATAGTTGTTAATTCAAAGTTTGTTTCGAGTAATGGTAAAATATACAAAAAAGTAACTCTCAATTATTACCATTATTTAAAAATGACATTGTATTAG
- a CDS encoding DUF1905 domain-containing protein yields the protein MRMIIENELLELQYIPGNGAWTYQLIIPNTKDIKGKWGDLKVSGTIDGYAIQHKNLGPVKNGDKKLAVNSEIRNAIQKTGGDKVLVTLFLEDTQKTNEQAILDCFAEANVLSVFQKQDKTYQKELLQAIKDVATEEQQVAKIVEVITILEGK from the coding sequence ATGCGAATGATCATAGAAAACGAACTTTTAGAATTGCAGTATATTCCAGGCAATGGCGCTTGGACGTACCAATTGATTATTCCCAATACTAAAGACATTAAAGGTAAATGGGGCGATTTAAAAGTATCAGGTACCATTGATGGTTATGCTATTCAACATAAGAATTTAGGACCGGTTAAAAATGGAGATAAAAAGCTGGCTGTTAATTCTGAAATACGAAATGCCATTCAAAAAACAGGTGGCGATAAAGTATTGGTTACCTTATTTTTAGAAGACACCCAAAAGACTAACGAGCAAGCCATTTTAGATTGTTTTGCCGAAGCTAATGTTTTGTCTGTTTTTCAAAAACAAGATAAAACCTATCAAAAAGAACTTTTACAAGCCATAAAAGATGTAGCCACAGAAGAGCAACAAGTGGCAAAAATTGTGGAAGTAATTACAATTTTGGAGGGTAAGTAA
- a CDS encoding VapE domain-containing protein, which translates to MQYATGSRNVFVHQLACNLNRKGISLNEALSFILTDFGYDEKEVTQTVHSAYGNIHEFGKDENFEKNRNTKNNTKKSDNQNLSPRAESRGDFYEDEEEEKTRITPIDKLENFLTSRYNFRHNIVSGKLEYQQLSSSSLSGRSGGAKKKWHVMNDFIENSMLRECLKGRIKTNLSSLRNLLYSDFCELYNPFEDYFYNLPSYDEKTDYILELANTITTTKQELWQQCFKKWIVAMVGCVLDDKVINHTVIVFSGKQGLGKTTWVEKLVPRKLKEYLFSGTINPNNKDTLVQLSECMLINLDELENLNRSEIGSLKEIITKTQIRMRKAYGHNNETMPRRASFAGSVNTAQFLNDSTGSRRFLCFEVENIQYQHEINIDNVLSQALYLFKTGFRHWFDQEEIKNITENNEQYQLRSPEEELLLTWFSPVTKNERNEYIDNEGNVVALHPSGGVGGGCTI; encoded by the coding sequence GTGCAATATGCGACAGGTAGCCGAAACGTATTCGTACACCAACTCGCGTGCAACCTAAACCGAAAAGGCATATCATTAAACGAAGCACTAAGCTTCATACTAACAGACTTTGGCTATGACGAAAAAGAAGTAACACAAACCGTTCACAGCGCCTACGGTAACATTCACGAATTTGGTAAAGATGAAAACTTTGAAAAGAACAGAAACACTAAAAACAACACAAAAAAATCAGACAATCAAAACTTGTCACCTCGAGCGGAGTCGAGAGGCGACTTCTATGAGGACGAAGAAGAAGAAAAAACAAGAATAACACCAATCGACAAACTAGAAAATTTTCTAACATCTCGATACAATTTCCGTCACAACATAGTATCAGGTAAACTAGAATATCAACAGCTTTCAAGCTCCTCCCTTTCGGGGAGGTCGGGTGGGGCCAAAAAAAAATGGCATGTAATGAACGACTTCATTGAAAACTCAATGCTTCGCGAATGTTTAAAAGGAAGAATCAAAACAAACCTTTCTTCGTTGCGAAACCTATTGTATTCCGATTTCTGTGAATTATACAATCCATTCGAAGATTACTTTTACAATCTACCATCGTATGATGAAAAAACAGATTACATTTTAGAATTGGCAAATACGATAACTACAACAAAACAAGAACTTTGGCAACAGTGTTTTAAAAAATGGATTGTAGCAATGGTGGGTTGTGTATTGGATGACAAAGTAATCAATCACACGGTAATTGTATTCAGTGGAAAACAAGGATTAGGAAAAACCACTTGGGTAGAAAAACTAGTACCTAGAAAATTAAAAGAGTATTTGTTCTCTGGAACCATAAACCCAAACAACAAAGACACTTTAGTGCAGCTTTCAGAATGTATGTTAATCAACCTGGACGAATTAGAAAACCTAAACCGTTCCGAAATTGGAAGCTTAAAAGAAATCATCACAAAGACACAAATCAGAATGAGAAAAGCCTACGGACACAACAACGAAACCATGCCAAGACGCGCATCATTTGCCGGAAGTGTCAACACAGCGCAATTCTTAAACGACAGTACAGGTAGTAGACGTTTCCTTTGTTTTGAAGTGGAAAACATTCAATACCAACACGAAATCAATATTGACAATGTATTATCACAAGCCTTGTATTTGTTTAAAACAGGATTCAGACATTGGTTCGACCAAGAAGAAATCAAAAACATCACCGAAAACAACGAACAATACCAACTACGAAGCCCAGAAGAAGAATTGCTTTTAACATGGTTTTCACCAGTAACTAAAAACGAAAGAAATGAATATATAGATAATGAAGGTAACGTTGTGGCTCTCCACCCTTCGGGGGGAGTTGGTGGGGGCTGCACTATTTAA
- a CDS encoding class I SAM-dependent DNA methyltransferase — MANFEQTFKNIDDLLYKDSGADSEIDYIEQTSWVLFLRYLDSFDKNREDEAILEGKNFTPILEPKFQWETWAAPKNEKGEIDIHKALIGPDLVKFVEFELFPYLASFKEKHIDNPKTIEYKIGEIFSELSNKIKSGYNMREIINMVDGLPFGTSVDKHELSHLYETKIKNMGNAGRNGGQYYTPRPLIRAMIKVMNPKIGEKIYDPACGSAGFLCEAYEYLYDKMEKTAANLEQLQDNTFFGKEKKNLAYIIGTMNMILHGIEAPNIVHTNTLGENIRDIQEKDRYDIILANPPFGGKERIEVQQNFDIKTGETASLFMQHFIKSLKAGGRAAVVIKNTFLSNVDNGSISLRKHLLETCNLHTILDMPAGTFTGAGVKTVVLFFTKGEPTKDIWYYQLDAGRSLGKKNPINDNDLKDFIEFSKTKCVTEKSWKISISAFDEKFCDLSVKNPNKTELNQLREPEIILDEIFTLQEENNEIMNLLNTLIENNEK, encoded by the coding sequence ATGGCCAATTTCGAGCAAACATTCAAAAACATTGACGACTTACTATATAAAGATTCAGGAGCAGATTCAGAAATCGATTACATCGAGCAAACCTCTTGGGTATTGTTTTTAAGATACTTAGACAGTTTTGACAAAAACCGCGAAGACGAAGCCATACTAGAAGGTAAAAACTTTACACCTATCTTAGAACCAAAATTCCAATGGGAAACTTGGGCAGCTCCTAAGAATGAAAAAGGGGAAATCGACATTCACAAAGCACTTATTGGACCCGATTTAGTAAAGTTTGTAGAATTCGAATTATTCCCATACCTAGCTAGTTTCAAAGAAAAACACATCGATAACCCAAAAACCATCGAATATAAAATTGGCGAAATCTTCTCCGAATTGAGTAACAAAATCAAATCGGGCTACAATATGCGTGAAATCATCAACATGGTCGATGGTTTACCATTTGGTACCAGTGTAGACAAACACGAACTATCACATTTGTACGAAACCAAAATTAAAAACATGGGCAATGCCGGTCGTAATGGTGGACAATATTATACACCACGACCATTGATTCGTGCGATGATAAAAGTAATGAACCCGAAAATTGGAGAAAAAATATACGATCCAGCATGTGGTTCTGCAGGTTTCTTGTGTGAAGCCTACGAGTATCTATATGATAAAATGGAAAAAACAGCTGCCAATTTAGAGCAGTTGCAAGACAATACCTTCTTCGGAAAAGAAAAGAAAAACTTAGCCTACATCATCGGTACGATGAACATGATTTTGCATGGCATCGAAGCACCAAACATTGTGCACACCAATACCCTTGGCGAAAACATACGCGACATTCAAGAAAAAGACCGTTACGATATCATCCTGGCTAATCCACCATTTGGAGGAAAAGAACGTATCGAGGTGCAACAAAACTTCGACATCAAAACAGGAGAAACAGCATCGTTATTTATGCAACACTTTATTAAGTCTTTAAAAGCAGGCGGTCGTGCTGCGGTAGTAATTAAGAATACGTTTTTGAGTAATGTAGATAATGGTAGTATTTCCTTAAGAAAACACTTATTAGAAACTTGTAATTTACATACAATTCTTGATATGCCTGCTGGAACTTTTACGGGAGCAGGGGTTAAAACAGTAGTGTTGTTTTTTACCAAAGGTGAACCCACCAAAGATATTTGGTATTATCAGTTAGATGCAGGAAGAAGTTTAGGAAAAAAAAATCCAATTAATGATAATGATTTAAAAGATTTTATTGAATTTTCAAAGACTAAATGTGTTACAGAAAAATCTTGGAAAATAAGTATTTCAGCTTTTGATGAAAAATTTTGTGACTTATCTGTAAAAAATCCTAACAAAACAGAACTAAATCAGTTAAGAGAGCCTGAAATTATATTAGATGAAATTTTTACTCTTCAAGAAGAGAATAATGAAATAATGAATTTATTAAATACCTTAATAGAGAATAATGAAAAGTAA
- a CDS encoding restriction endonuclease subunit S produces MSDVPNGKTLAKCFKIDEDNKYTLNQRVCALRTNDLDLDFFLIQINRNQYFLNFDNGENQTNLRKNDILECPIFIPPIDEQLAIVSKLNQTLGFIEQSNSILEKNLSNLEELKKSILEKAFKGELV; encoded by the coding sequence ATGAGTGATGTACCAAATGGTAAAACTTTAGCAAAATGTTTTAAGATAGATGAAGATAATAAATATACATTAAATCAACGTGTTTGTGCATTAAGGACTAACGATTTAGATTTAGATTTTTTTTTAATTCAAATAAATAGAAATCAATATTTTTTGAATTTTGATAATGGTGAGAATCAAACCAATTTAAGAAAAAATGATATTTTAGAATGTCCAATATTTATACCTCCAATTGATGAACAATTAGCAATTGTATCAAAACTTAATCAAACATTAGGTTTTATTGAACAATCAAATTCAATTTTAGAAAAGAATCTATCAAACTTAGAAGAACTTAAAAAAAGTATTTTAGAAAAAGCGTTTAAAGGGGAGTTGGTGTAA
- a CDS encoding toxin-antitoxin system YwqK family antitoxin, translating to MASYKNWETTNKFLISKGWDYYDSSESDGIGYNTISWAHGRNLYDNAKAKGWFYVYNYEGLPNKIMYRFRQKEFYNTIIQQVSSNGYKLTDEEILDNRVVASYENKLFYLKIAYNREEDSDNDDDYYYGGSNKKTYTVYEVSIYKKGGVYDPNNGFKKDYDENGNVISTYNLKDGKIEGLLTNYDSIGRVKRTANFKLGNLEGPSVENFYLAILQNFKG from the coding sequence ATGGCCAGCTATAAAAATTGGGAAACCACAAACAAGTTTTTAATTAGCAAAGGTTGGGATTATTATGATTCATCTGAAAGTGATGGTATTGGTTATAATACAATTTCCTGGGCGCATGGAAGAAACCTATATGACAATGCAAAAGCTAAAGGATGGTTTTATGTTTATAATTATGAGGGGTTACCAAATAAGATTATGTATCGTTTTAGGCAAAAAGAGTTTTACAATACGATAATTCAACAAGTTTCTTCAAATGGTTATAAATTAACAGATGAGGAAATATTAGATAATCGTGTTGTAGCATCCTATGAGAATAAGTTATTCTATTTAAAGATAGCTTATAATCGTGAAGAGGATAGTGATAATGATGATGATTATTATTATGGTGGCTCCAATAAAAAAACTTACACAGTTTATGAAGTAAGCATTTATAAAAAGGGAGGAGTGTATGATCCTAATAATGGATTTAAAAAGGATTATGATGAGAATGGAAATGTTATTTCAACTTACAATTTAAAAGATGGAAAAATAGAGGGTTTGTTGACAAATTACGATTCTATTGGAAGAGTTAAAAGAACAGCAAATTTTAAACTAGGGAATTTAGAAGGACCTTCTGTTGAAAATTTTTATCTTGCTATTCTACAAAATTTTAAAGGCTAA
- the rhuM gene encoding virulence protein RhuM/Fic/DOC family protein: MDSQIEIYKASDNQVEIIVQFESDSVWLNREQMAKLFGRDIKTIGKHISNIFNDQELEHKSVVAKFATTANDGKTYQVEFYNLDVIISVGYRVKSKQGTQFRQWATKRLKELLVQGYTLNEKRLEQKEQEIKILKNGIQILARSVGKAIENQENNASFLETFAKGLTLLDDYDHERLDTKGLTKKQAVYPTLSDYQNVLKSMLQDFDSAIFGIEKDGGFKSAIAQIEKGFDNQDFYSTLEEKATTLLYLIVKNHAFVDGNKRIAAACFLKFLEQNKMLYTNENKPIISNDTLASLTLFIASSKAEEMETVKKLVISVLNRNK, translated from the coding sequence ATGGATAGCCAAATCGAAATATACAAAGCATCAGACAATCAAGTTGAAATTATAGTTCAATTTGAAAGTGATAGCGTATGGTTAAATAGAGAGCAAATGGCTAAACTTTTTGGCAGAGACATAAAAACCATAGGTAAGCATATCAGCAATATATTTAACGATCAAGAATTAGAACATAAATCAGTTGTCGCAAAATTTGCGACAACTGCAAATGATGGAAAAACCTATCAAGTTGAATTTTACAATCTCGATGTAATCATTTCGGTAGGCTATCGAGTAAAATCAAAACAAGGTACACAATTCCGTCAATGGGCTACAAAACGATTGAAAGAATTATTAGTTCAAGGTTATACCCTCAACGAAAAACGCCTAGAACAAAAAGAACAAGAAATAAAAATACTTAAAAACGGTATTCAAATTTTAGCAAGAAGCGTTGGTAAAGCTATCGAAAATCAAGAAAATAACGCTAGTTTTCTAGAAACCTTTGCAAAAGGGTTAACGCTATTAGATGACTACGACCACGAACGTTTAGATACGAAAGGTTTAACCAAAAAACAAGCCGTTTATCCTACTTTGTCAGACTATCAAAACGTACTAAAAAGTATGTTACAAGATTTTGATAGTGCTATTTTTGGTATCGAAAAAGATGGTGGATTTAAAAGTGCTATTGCACAAATCGAAAAAGGGTTCGATAACCAAGATTTTTACTCAACTTTAGAAGAAAAAGCAACAACATTGTTGTATTTAATTGTAAAAAACCATGCTTTTGTAGATGGCAATAAACGAATTGCAGCGGCTTGTTTTCTTAAATTCTTAGAGCAAAACAAAATGTTGTATACTAATGAAAATAAACCCATAATTAGCAATGATACTTTGGCTAGTTTAACGTTGTTTATTGCTTCTAGTAAAGCAGAAGAAATGGAAACTGTTAAAAAATTAGTGATAAGTGTATTAAATAGAAACAAATGA